The following is a genomic window from Thermodesulfobacteriota bacterium.
CGACCGCCTCTGTGACCGATGTGGCTGCCACGCCCGGGATGAAGATCAAATTGATCGCCCATGACGAAGCCCTCCCCAAGATGAGAGAGAAGTACGGACCCCTCTACGTCAAGGGAACGATCCCGGCCAAGGCCTATCCGGGACAGGACGTGGACGTGCCCATCGCCGTGGTCTGGAATCTTGTTGTTTGCCATGAGAATATGAAGGGCGACGTGGCCTATGACATCGTGAGGACGATGTTCGAGCGGAAATCGGAGCTTGTGGCCGTCCACAAGGATGCGGCTTGGCTTGCCCTTGAACCCCAGGCCGCTGGCGGCTCTCCGATCCCCTTCCATCCGGGGGCGGTTCGCTTCTACACCGAGAAAGGCCTGAAGATCCGATAATTGAAATTCAGACGCTGGCCCCTCCTGTCCTTGATCGGGTTCCTCATCGTGGCAGGAGGGGTCTTTGTTTCGACAGAGGTCACGGTCCTCCAACTTGAAAACCTGGACCGGCAGAAGATCCTGCGGATCAAGGTAAGCCCGGCCGAATCCCTCTCCCTTTCTTACCTCCATTCCATCTATCGCGAGCCCGTCGTGGAGGAATTTCGCCTGAGGGAGGGCGAATTCCTCCTTACAGGGGTGATTACGAGAAGCCCGGGCGTCATGGAGTATTACGGATTCGAGGAGGTGAGAGACCGCCATCCGGTCGAGAGGAGATGGGCCTTCCTCGATCTGAAGAGGACGCCGGGAGGAGAACAGGTCCTGATCGTCAAGGGAAGGCAAATCGAACTTAGGGATCTCGGAGAGGAAGGAGATCGAATCCGATTGAGGGTTCTCTCCCTGAGGCTCGGCCCTTATCTTTTGGGATCAATCGACCAGCTCCTTTCTCCTCCTTTCCTGGGCCAGGAAAGGGAGTAGGTTTCCTTTGGGATCGAACCTCATCGGATAGGGGCCCTCCAAGACCCTCAGATCGGTCCTTTCGAGAAGCTCCTCCTTGTAGATTTCGGAAACCTCCACCTCGTCCACCTGGAGGGTGTTCTTGATTCGAACGATCCTGGCCCTCTCCGGCGGGGTGAGGCCAATCGAACCGAGGCCGACCTCGATCGCCTCTCGATCCGTCTCGAAGGCCATCGGAATCGCCGCCTTTTCGAGGCTGATGGCGGTGATGCAGTTCGTATAGGTGGCCCGAGGGTCGATCCTTTCGACCAGCCTTTTCGTGGTGAGGTCGGCCAGCCCGATGCCGATGGCGTTGCCGTTTGAATTGGGCGTCAGGTCCCGGACGAAGAGCCTCCTGACCGAGGTGGGATGGGGAAAGGTTCCGAGGATGTCCCGATTCCGTCCGGTGACGTTCGGGTCCATCCCGACACCGCTCACATCCTTTCCCATCTCGTCCACGATCAGCAGATCGATCTGGTCGAAGGGGAGTTTTGGCATCCACTGCTTCGCCTGAGCAAGAAGTTCGGGTTCCCGTTCCCTGATTTCCCTGGCCGAAAGGCCGACCAGCGCCGCAGTCTCGTCGTATCCATTTTCTATGATTCCGAGACCGAAGAGGATGGGCATCCTGTCGAGGACCACCGTGGCGACCTCCTCGATCACCTTAGGAAAACCGTGATCGATGGCGGCCCGATGGGCCAGTTCCGCGCCCTTCTGTTTCCCCATGCCGATGGCCATCATCTTCATCAACCCGCTCTCGATGGGCCCTTTGAACTTGGTATGGGGTTTGATCCGGTTGACCACGACGACATGGTCGGCTTCGAAGGCCTGCCTGTCGATATAGACCGGTAGGCCCGATCGGGTCCTTCCGATCTCGGCCACCTCCATGGAGGAGAGGATGGGAGCGCCGATCGCCTCCTCGGTGATCCGGTAATGCCTGAGGAGGGCGACCTGCCCCTCTGCCGTCGCCCCTCCATGAGAACCCATGGCCGGAAAAAGGAAGGGTTGAGCACCGAGAAAACGGAGGTAATCGACGAGGGTCTTGAGGATGAGGTCGATCTGGGAGATCCCCCGGCTTCCCGCGGTGATCGCCACCCGGTCACCCGGCCTCACCTTCTTTCTCAAGTCGTGCTTGGAAAGCTCCTCCCGGATCGTTCCCTCAACGTCTCCGACCGCGGTCCGATCGAAGGTCTGGCCGATACGGTACATCCTGGGAAGATCCATGGACCAATTATTCTTGATTTACCCATTGCTGTCAAACGCCTTGGGTCCCTCTTTCTCCTTGACATGAAAAAGCCTTTTTTATTATTTTGGAACTGCTTTTCAGGGAGAGAGGTGGGAAATGGAAACCGAAGACCGACTGCAAAAGGACGAAGGCCTCATCACGGAAGAGGTCCTCAAGGAGGCGGAGAAGTATATCGAGGAGGAAGAGGGACCATCCCGGAGGCTTTCGGGGAAGGTCGACCTCTTCGTCACCGTCGTGGCCGTGGTGATGTCCCTCGTCCATCTCTATGCCGCCATCGGCGTGGTCATGACCCAGGTCCTCAGGGGCATCCATGTGATGTTCGTCCTCTTTCTCTCCTTTCTGGTCTTTCCTTCCTTTAAGCGATACAAAAACCGGATCATCTGGTACGACTACCTCCTCGCCCTCCTCGGGGTGGCGGTGATCGCCTATATGTTTATCGATTTCCAGGAATTCATCTACCGGTCGGTCGTGCCCACGCGCTGGGACATCGTCTTCGGCACCCTCTTGATTCTCCTGGTCCTCGAGGCCACCCGGAGGACTACAGGCTGGATCATGCCGGCCATCGTCCTCCTCTTCATCGTCTATGCCTTCATCGGCCCCATCCTTCCAAAACCCTGGACCCATCGGGGGTATGACCTCGACCGGCTGGTGGGGCACATGTACATGACCCTCGAAGGGATCTTCGGCGTTCCGATCGACGTCTCCTCCACCTTCATCATCCTCTTCACCATCTACGGCGCCTTCCTCGAGGTGTCGGGGGCTGGGAAATTCTTCATCGACTTCTCTTTTGCGGCCATGGGGGGGAAACCGACCGGTGCCGGACGAACCGTCACGTTGGCCTCCTTTCTTCTCGGAGGGCCATCGGGAAGCGGTGTGGCAACGACCGTCACCTTGGGTTCGGTCGCCTACCCGATGCTGGCCAAGGCCGGCTACAGCAAGGAGGCGGCAGGGGGGCTGCTCTCCGCAGGGGGCATCGGGGCCATCCTCTCGCCACCGGTGCTCGGCGCCGCGGCCTTTCTCATCGCCGAATTCCTGAAGCTCTCCTACCTCGATGTGATCGTCATGGCCTGCATCCCGACCTGTCTCTATTATTGGTCGATCTTTCTCATGGTGGAGATCGACGCCAAGAAGTTCGGGGTGAAAGAGATTTCCGTGGATAAGACCTATAGCCTCTGGCAGCTCACCTACCTCTACGGCTTCCACTTCGTCTCCCTCATCGCCATCGTGGTGATCATGGTCCTCGGGTTCACGCCGATCCTCGCGGTCTTCTGGGCCACGGTCGTGGCCTTCGCCGTAAGCTTCCTCCGGAAGGATACGGCCCTTACCCCGCCGAAACTGGTGAGGGCCTTGCGAGGAGGGGCGATCGGCGTCCTGAGCGTGGCCTCCACCTGCGCAGCCGCAGGGATCATCGTAGGGGTGGTGACCCTCACGGGCCTGGGCCTCAAATTCAGCTCGATCATCATCGAATATGCGGGAGGAAGTCTGCTGCTGACGGCCATCTACACGGCCCTCATCGTCTGGGTGATCGGATTGGCCGTGCCCGTCACCGCCTCCTATATCATCGCCGCGGTGATCGCCGCGCCGGCGCTCATTCAACTCGGCGTCCCCGATTTTGCCGCCCACATGTTCGTCTTCTACTATGCGATCCTCTCGGAGGTCTCTCCGCCCACGGCCCTCTCCTGCTTCGCTGCGGCCGCCCTGACGAAGGGGAATCCCTACAAGACGACGATGTATGCTTGGAAATATACCCTTCCCGCCTTCATCGTCCCCTTCATGTTCACCCTCGATCCCAAAGGGGTGGGCATCCTTCTCAAAGGGTCCTTGACCGATGTCATCTGGACCACCGTGACCGCCTTCTTGGGGGTGGCGGCGCTTGCAGGGGGCGTGGAGAACTGGTTCTTCAAGAAGGCGCTCCCCTACGAGCGGGTCCTGTTGATCGTCGCAGGCCTCCTCCTCTTCTACCCTGTGGCACAATACGACTTCATCGGCCTGGGGTTGATGGCGATCGCCCTCGTCTCTCAGAAATTGAGAAGGGAATGATTCTCGGGACAAGGCTCCTCTTCGTCCTAACCTTTTTACCCTTGCTCACGGGGTGCGGAAATCTCCTCTACCTTTCTCGATTGGGATGGCATCAGTCCTTTGTCACCTTTCGAAGCCTCCCCGTTGAAGAAGTCCTCGAGGAAGAGGGCCTCGACGAGGAGGCCCGAGGCAAGGTCCTCCTCATTCAGGAAGTGAAGCGGTTCGGAGAGAGGCGATTGGGACTGAAGGAGACGGGAAACTATACCAAATTTTTCGAGGCCAGAGGGCCCATCCTCTTCCTCCTCACGGCGAGCGAGAAAGACCGTCTTCATCCCCATTCGTGGCATTTTCCCATCATCGGAAGGGTGACCTACAAGAGCATCTTCACCCTGAAGGCCGCCTTGAAGGAGAAGCGCCTCCTGGAAGGCCGAGGCTTGGACGCCTATCTTCAAGCGGCAGCTGCCTACAGCACCCTCGGATGGCTGAAGGACCCCATCTTTTCGACGATGCTCACCTGGGACGTCCCCACCCTGGTCAACGTCATCCTTCACGAGATGGTCCATGCCACGATCTATTTCAAAGGCGAGACCGATCTCAACGAAAAGATAGCCACCTTCATCGCCAATCAAGGAACTCTCCAATTCCTTTCCGAGAGATACGGGCCCGATTCGAGGGAGGTCTCCCTTGCCCTGCAGTATCAAGAAGACGACCTCCTCTTTTCCCGGTGGGTCGAAAAGGCTTACCGGGAGTTATCCGAATTTTACGCTCAACCCCTGTCAAGGGAGGAGAAATTGAAGGGACGGGAGGAGATCTTCGAGCGGCTCCGGGAGCAATTTGTCCAATTGCTGGGCCAGTTCAAAACGGACTGTTATAGGGGATTCGAGAAGACGGAGTTCAACAACGCCGTGATCCTGGCCCACCGTCGATACGTCGGCCACCTCGAGGGCTTCGAGGAGCTTTACGAGCGATCGGGGAGAGAGCTGAAAAAGGTCGTGGATTACTTTAAGGAGATCAGGGCGAAGGGCGATTGGAAGGCCCTTTCCCCATTCAAGGAGTGATCCCTCTCGTTATCTCTCCCGCTTCCCAGCGATGAACTCTTCCACCATCACCTTGGCCTCGTGATCGGGAATCTGGATCGGGGGGTGTTTCATCGCATAGGCCGAGATGGAGAGGAGGGGGCCGCCGATGCCCCGGTTTCGTGCGATCTTGCAGCAACGGATGGCGTCGATCGTGATCCCGCCGCTGTTGGGAGAATCTTCGACCGAAAGCCTCAATTCGAGATTCAGGGGGACCTCTCCAAATCCCCTTCCTTCCATCCGGAGAAAGCAGACCTTATTGTCGTTCTGCCAGGGGACGTAATCGGAGGGCCCGATGTGGATGTTTTCGGGCTCAAGCGGGACGCCGAGTTGAGACTGGATGGCCTCGGTCTTCGAAATCCGCTTGTTCTTCAGACGGCTCCGGTTGAGCATATTGAGGAAATCGGTATTCCCCCCCGTGTTGATCTGATAGGTGCGATCCAGCTTCACCCCCCGGTCCTCGAAGAGTTTGGCCAGGGCCCGGTGGATGATGGTGGCCCCCATCTGAGACTTCACGTCGTCGCCCACGGCGGGGATCCCTTTCTCTTCGAATCGTTTGGCCCACTGAGGATCCGAGACGATGAAACTGGGCATGCAGTTGATGAAACTCACGCCCGTATTTAGACAGGCTTCGGCATAGAATTGGGTGGCCTGATCCGAACCGACGGGAAGGTAGTTGAGGAGGATCTCCACACCGGACTCCTTGAGGACCTTCTCCACGTTGCAGGGCTTCTCATTGGCCAGGAGGAAGGTTCGGTCTTCCGGATAGTCCTTCATGTGTTCCGAGATGCCATCAAGCGGTTCGCCCATGGAGACGGTGACGCCGGAATCGTTGAACTGGGAGAAGAAGATACGGGTGCAGTTGGGTTTGGCGAAGATGGCCTCCCTCAAGGGTTTTCCCACCTTTCTTCGATCGATGTCGAAGGCCGCCCCCACTTCAATATCCCAAGGCTTGTAACCTCCGAGGTCGAGGTGCATCAGGCCCAAGGGCTCGAACTTTGGGTTTTTCCGAGAAAGATCTCTATAGAATTCAATCCCCTGAATCAGAGCACTGGCACAGTTTCCAACGCCGACGATGGCAATGCGGATCGAATTCTTTTTCATAAGTCATCAACCTTTCTGACGAAACCCCATTTTTTACAACTAAACTTACTATCTCATTTCAACCCGGTTGTCAAGGAATTTGGAAAAGGGCAATTGACTCACATGCAATGTTACTCCATGATATCCCATCGCGATTTTTTTAAGCTATGGAATTTGGCCTGAAACGCCCACTTTTGACAAATCCGATGAGGTTTGGTACCTTTTTTGTAAGGGAATGATGCTCCATCTGACCCCCGACCTTCATCTCCTATGGGCACAAAACACTCCCCTCACATCCTCCTCCTCAATCCCTGGATCACCGATTTTGCCGCCTATAATTTCTGGATCAGGCCTTTCGGGCTCCTCTATATCGCAAGCCTCCTCAAGGAGTATGGGTTTAGAGTCACCCTGGTGGATTGTCTCGAGTACGATCGTCGGGTCAAGAGGTATGGGGATGGGAAATTTTTCAGGTCGAAAATTGCAAAGCCCGATCCACTTCGTTCCATCCCGAGGCACTATTGCCGGTATGGAATTCCTGAAGAAATGTTGTTGAAAAGACTCTCATCCCTTGAAGGAAGGCCAGACCTTATCGGGATCACTTCTGGGATGACCTACTGGTATCCAGGGGTATTTAAACTTATCGAAATCCTAAGGGATATATTTCCTGAGGTCCCGGTGGTTCTCGGTGGAATTTATGCAACCCTCTGCCACGATCACGCCCAGAAGCATTCTGGCGCAGATGTCGTGTTGACAAAGGGAGACGATGGGGCAGTGGTGGAAGGGATCTCCCAATTGATCGGTTTTCCGACCCCGCCCCCTAAAACCGAACCCCGAACCGACCTTTATCCCTCCTTCGACCTCTATCCCCGACACGATTATGTCTGCATCGCCACCTCAAAGGGGTGTCCCTTCCGGTGCGCCTATTGTGCCTCTCCGATCCTTTCCAAGGAATTCGTCAGACGGGACCCTTTCAAGGTCGTGGACGAGATCGAATATTGGGTCTCCCGGTTTGGGGTGTTTAACGTGGCGTTTTATGACGATGCCCTGCTGGTCGATTCCAGAAATCATTTCATCCCGATGATGAAGGAGATCATCAGAAGGGAGATCCAGGTCAATTTTCATACGCCCAATGCCCTTCATATCCGGGAGATCGATGAGGAGGTGGCCAGGCTTCTTTTTCAGGGCGGGTTTAAGACGATCCGGCTGGGCCTCGAGACGTCGAACGAGGAGGCCCAGATCGAAACAGGAGGGAAGGTAAGCAATCAGGACTTCCGAAGGGCCGTTTACCATCTCCAAAAGGCTGGATACTCGACCGATGAGATCGGCGTTTACATCATGGCAGGGTTGCCCGGGCAGAGGGTTGAAGAAGTCACCGAAAGCATTGCCTTCGTCAGGGAGGCAGGAGCAAAGCCCATTCTCGTGGAATACTCACCCATCCCGGGAACGCCCCTCTTCGAGAAGGCGAAGCGGTTCTCTCCCTACGACATCGAGAAAGAACCTCTCTTCCAGAACAACACCCTCTTTCCCTGCCAGTGGGAGGGGTTTACGTTGATGGACTTCAGGCGATTGAAGGAGAAGCTCAGGAGCGGAGAGGCCTGATGAAGCC
Proteins encoded in this region:
- a CDS encoding DUF1850 domain-containing protein, with translation MKFRRWPLLSLIGFLIVAGGVFVSTEVTVLQLENLDRQKILRIKVSPAESLSLSYLHSIYREPVVEEFRLREGEFLLTGVITRSPGVMEYYGFEEVRDRHPVERRWAFLDLKRTPGGEQVLIVKGRQIELRDLGEEGDRIRLRVLSLRLGPYLLGSIDQLLSPPFLGQERE
- a CDS encoding inositol-3-phosphate synthase produces the protein MKKNSIRIAIVGVGNCASALIQGIEFYRDLSRKNPKFEPLGLMHLDLGGYKPWDIEVGAAFDIDRRKVGKPLREAIFAKPNCTRIFFSQFNDSGVTVSMGEPLDGISEHMKDYPEDRTFLLANEKPCNVEKVLKESGVEILLNYLPVGSDQATQFYAEACLNTGVSFINCMPSFIVSDPQWAKRFEEKGIPAVGDDVKSQMGATIIHRALAKLFEDRGVKLDRTYQINTGGNTDFLNMLNRSRLKNKRISKTEAIQSQLGVPLEPENIHIGPSDYVPWQNDNKVCFLRMEGRGFGEVPLNLELRLSVEDSPNSGGITIDAIRCCKIARNRGIGGPLLSISAYAMKHPPIQIPDHEAKVMVEEFIAGKRER
- a CDS encoding radical SAM protein, with the translated sequence MGTKHSPHILLLNPWITDFAAYNFWIRPFGLLYIASLLKEYGFRVTLVDCLEYDRRVKRYGDGKFFRSKIAKPDPLRSIPRHYCRYGIPEEMLLKRLSSLEGRPDLIGITSGMTYWYPGVFKLIEILRDIFPEVPVVLGGIYATLCHDHAQKHSGADVVLTKGDDGAVVEGISQLIGFPTPPPKTEPRTDLYPSFDLYPRHDYVCIATSKGCPFRCAYCASPILSKEFVRRDPFKVVDEIEYWVSRFGVFNVAFYDDALLVDSRNHFIPMMKEIIRREIQVNFHTPNALHIREIDEEVARLLFQGGFKTIRLGLETSNEEAQIETGGKVSNQDFRRAVYHLQKAGYSTDEIGVYIMAGLPGQRVEEVTESIAFVREAGAKPILVEYSPIPGTPLFEKAKRFSPYDIEKEPLFQNNTLFPCQWEGFTLMDFRRLKEKLRSGEA
- a CDS encoding aminopeptidase gives rise to the protein MILGTRLLFVLTFLPLLTGCGNLLYLSRLGWHQSFVTFRSLPVEEVLEEEGLDEEARGKVLLIQEVKRFGERRLGLKETGNYTKFFEARGPILFLLTASEKDRLHPHSWHFPIIGRVTYKSIFTLKAALKEKRLLEGRGLDAYLQAAAAYSTLGWLKDPIFSTMLTWDVPTLVNVILHEMVHATIYFKGETDLNEKIATFIANQGTLQFLSERYGPDSREVSLALQYQEDDLLFSRWVEKAYRELSEFYAQPLSREEKLKGREEIFERLREQFVQLLGQFKTDCYRGFEKTEFNNAVILAHRRYVGHLEGFEELYERSGRELKKVVDYFKEIRAKGDWKALSPFKE
- a CDS encoding nickel-dependent lactate racemase, with product MDLPRMYRIGQTFDRTAVGDVEGTIREELSKHDLRKKVRPGDRVAITAGSRGISQIDLILKTLVDYLRFLGAQPFLFPAMGSHGGATAEGQVALLRHYRITEEAIGAPILSSMEVAEIGRTRSGLPVYIDRQAFEADHVVVVNRIKPHTKFKGPIESGLMKMMAIGMGKQKGAELAHRAAIDHGFPKVIEEVATVVLDRMPILFGLGIIENGYDETAALVGLSAREIREREPELLAQAKQWMPKLPFDQIDLLIVDEMGKDVSGVGMDPNVTGRNRDILGTFPHPTSVRRLFVRDLTPNSNGNAIGIGLADLTTKRLVERIDPRATYTNCITAISLEKAAIPMAFETDREAIEVGLGSIGLTPPERARIVRIKNTLQVDEVEVSEIYKEELLERTDLRVLEGPYPMRFDPKGNLLPFLAQERRRKELVD
- a CDS encoding TRAP transporter fused permease subunit, producing METEDRLQKDEGLITEEVLKEAEKYIEEEEGPSRRLSGKVDLFVTVVAVVMSLVHLYAAIGVVMTQVLRGIHVMFVLFLSFLVFPSFKRYKNRIIWYDYLLALLGVAVIAYMFIDFQEFIYRSVVPTRWDIVFGTLLILLVLEATRRTTGWIMPAIVLLFIVYAFIGPILPKPWTHRGYDLDRLVGHMYMTLEGIFGVPIDVSSTFIILFTIYGAFLEVSGAGKFFIDFSFAAMGGKPTGAGRTVTLASFLLGGPSGSGVATTVTLGSVAYPMLAKAGYSKEAAGGLLSAGGIGAILSPPVLGAAAFLIAEFLKLSYLDVIVMACIPTCLYYWSIFLMVEIDAKKFGVKEISVDKTYSLWQLTYLYGFHFVSLIAIVVIMVLGFTPILAVFWATVVAFAVSFLRKDTALTPPKLVRALRGGAIGVLSVASTCAAAGIIVGVVTLTGLGLKFSSIIIEYAGGSLLLTAIYTALIVWVIGLAVPVTASYIIAAVIAAPALIQLGVPDFAAHMFVFYYAILSEVSPPTALSCFAAAALTKGNPYKTTMYAWKYTLPAFIVPFMFTLDPKGVGILLKGSLTDVIWTTVTAFLGVAALAGGVENWFFKKALPYERVLLIVAGLLLFYPVAQYDFIGLGLMAIALVSQKLRRE